Proteins co-encoded in one Flavobacteriaceae bacterium MAR_2009_75 genomic window:
- a CDS encoding putative AlkP superfamily pyrophosphatase or phosphodiesterase, with protein sequence MIKRKVFITSVFIIGTILLISCNKKIVSPSHSNAKTDSKTARKKPYLILISLDGFRWDYVEKYQPPNLSAFIKNGVKAESLIPSYPTKTFPNHYTIATGLYPDRHGIIGNIFFDYKKDTLFNKTSPGMAEDGSFYGGSPIWVEANKANIVTASYFFVGTEAAIQGIRPTYYYTFDSSVTNDEKVDQAIHWLNLKEKSRPHFITLYFGDMDKVGHDYGTNDDEKLKTVLFELDKNLGDLFEAISETGLPVNMMIVSDHGMGNQSTNKIIPIDAIENDDLFMTIENGTIVNIHPKKDVEIDSVLQYLKNKESNFKAYKTENVPGFEYIPKNKNWGAIQLIPDYGYHFWNQKRKDALIEEGVTTFGVHGYDSKYKEMHGIFYANGPAFKNGYEIPSIKNIHLYPLMCRILRIEIPKLIDGDINQIESVLKE encoded by the coding sequence TTGATAAAACGAAAAGTATTTATTACATCAGTTTTTATTATTGGAACGATTTTATTGATTTCTTGTAATAAAAAAATAGTAAGTCCGTCTCATTCCAATGCGAAAACAGACTCAAAAACTGCCCGAAAAAAGCCTTATTTAATCTTAATTTCCCTTGATGGTTTTAGATGGGATTATGTGGAAAAATATCAGCCACCAAATTTGAGTGCCTTCATTAAAAATGGTGTTAAGGCAGAATCATTGATACCCTCATATCCTACCAAAACATTTCCAAACCATTATACCATTGCTACTGGGCTTTATCCTGACAGGCATGGGATCATAGGAAATATATTTTTTGATTATAAGAAAGACACGCTTTTTAATAAAACAAGTCCGGGAATGGCAGAAGATGGAAGCTTTTATGGGGGTTCACCGATTTGGGTAGAGGCAAATAAGGCAAATATTGTAACTGCCAGTTATTTCTTTGTAGGTACAGAAGCAGCTATTCAAGGAATACGACCTACATACTATTATACATTTGATAGTAGCGTTACAAATGATGAAAAAGTCGATCAAGCAATACATTGGTTGAACTTGAAAGAGAAATCCAGACCACATTTTATTACATTATATTTTGGTGATATGGATAAAGTTGGACACGATTACGGTACTAATGATGACGAGAAACTGAAAACGGTATTGTTTGAATTAGATAAGAATTTAGGCGATTTATTTGAAGCAATTTCGGAAACCGGTCTTCCTGTAAATATGATGATAGTCTCTGATCATGGCATGGGAAACCAGTCTACCAACAAAATAATACCAATAGATGCTATCGAGAACGATGACTTGTTCATGACAATTGAAAATGGTACTATAGTAAATATTCATCCGAAAAAAGATGTTGAAATAGATTCTGTACTACAGTATTTAAAAAATAAGGAAAGTAATTTCAAAGCTTATAAAACTGAAAATGTACCAGGTTTTGAGTACATCCCAAAAAATAAAAACTGGGGTGCAATACAGTTAATCCCGGATTACGGTTATCATTTTTGGAATCAAAAACGCAAAGACGCTCTTATCGAAGAGGGTGTTACAACCTTTGGAGTTCATGGTTATGATAGCAAATACAAAGAAATGCATGGGATATTTTATGCTAATGGACCTGCCTTTAAAAATGGTTATGAAATACCTTCGATAAAAAACATTCATCTCTATCCATTAATGTGTAGGATATTACGAATAGAAATTCCAAAATTAATTGATGGAGATATAAATCAAATCGAAAGCGTTTTGAAAGAATAA
- a CDS encoding SnoaL-like protein, whose amino-acid sequence MLFTLAALFTPSIFSAQEISATMEFENAETNVATVSNYVNALQNEDLQTMVAQLADDAKIYGLTGGFSNEMNPTQLSEYYKESFATTKHTIDKNTSYAPIKVTGGINEGEWVMVWTTDTISHKETGQEIAIPAQVTCYLKNGKIAMMAHYYDQLNVITSMGYTLQPPSGK is encoded by the coding sequence ATGCTTTTTACGCTTGCTGCACTTTTCACTCCGTCAATCTTTAGCGCACAAGAAATTTCGGCTACTATGGAGTTCGAGAACGCCGAAACCAATGTGGCCACCGTATCGAATTACGTAAATGCACTTCAAAACGAAGATCTGCAAACTATGGTTGCACAATTAGCGGATGATGCAAAAATCTATGGATTAACTGGAGGTTTTTCAAACGAAATGAACCCCACACAGTTATCTGAATATTATAAGGAAAGCTTCGCAACCACTAAACATACGATTGACAAAAACACGTCATATGCACCCATAAAAGTAACTGGTGGAATAAACGAGGGCGAGTGGGTCATGGTTTGGACTACCGATACCATTAGCCATAAAGAAACGGGTCAAGAGATTGCGATACCTGCCCAGGTAACCTGTTATTTAAAAAATGGTAAAATTGCGATGATGGCCCATTATTACGATCAATTAAATGTGATAACGTCTATGGGCTACACACTACAACCCCCTTCGGGAAAATAA
- a CDS encoding putative damage-inducible protein DinB, with protein sequence MRNIKHLLILTSVMLFSSLAKPIFAQENDLIKEYLERLEKSKVYLILIAETMPEDKYEFKATSESMSFAENLMHIAWAMDWHSQSLMGGREARNWDTDTELKVDEKSKKEMIAKISETLDKTTEFIANFDPNRLEERLDYFGADRTKRQILLLLADHIAHHRGYMRLNGLQPPRYVLYQ encoded by the coding sequence ATGAGAAACATAAAACATCTATTAATTCTGACCTCAGTAATGCTTTTCTCTTCTTTGGCAAAGCCGATTTTTGCACAGGAAAATGACTTGATCAAAGAATATCTAGAACGATTGGAAAAATCGAAGGTATACTTAATTCTTATAGCGGAAACGATGCCAGAAGATAAATATGAATTTAAGGCAACCTCTGAATCAATGAGTTTTGCGGAGAATTTAATGCATATTGCGTGGGCGATGGATTGGCACAGTCAATCATTAATGGGAGGGCGTGAAGCGAGAAATTGGGATACCGATACTGAACTAAAGGTCGATGAAAAGTCGAAGAAAGAGATGATTGCAAAAATCAGTGAGACATTAGACAAAACGACAGAATTCATCGCAAATTTTGACCCGAATAGACTTGAAGAAAGATTGGACTATTTTGGTGCGGACAGAACAAAAAGACAGATCTTGTTATTGCTTGCTGACCATATAGCCCATCATAGGGGTTATATGCGCCTTAATGGACTTCAACCACCTAGATATGTTTTATATCAATAA
- a CDS encoding leucine carboxyl methyltransferase — protein sequence MAKENIEIHETAFMTSTFRSMDESLSQDNFAKLWQNSKTGKWVDKYLDQVSSEETYTHCLRNRYFLEVIRNLVQRQEIQVLINFGSGFSMYPFLLNESLIHIEIDKPEIVDFKKDKIQNWQKENILPKRNIHFIGVDFSKNYEEELLSKINAIKVNMSSFILVEGVLFFLNRKETDNLFTFFNAIQQNGDYIGSASFQETIKETQPFKNLLSFMNQNVSKTSESACQTVEDNYYRCQKGYKLIDHQDYFSLSKKYGNKVRQAKELILNENFYLLKKI from the coding sequence ATGGCAAAAGAAAATATCGAAATACATGAAACAGCGTTCATGACTTCTACTTTCAGGTCTATGGACGAAAGTTTAAGTCAAGACAATTTTGCGAAATTATGGCAAAATTCAAAAACGGGAAAGTGGGTCGATAAATATCTTGACCAAGTTTCTTCTGAGGAAACGTATACTCACTGCCTTAGAAACAGATACTTCTTAGAGGTAATAAGAAATTTGGTGCAAAGACAAGAAATTCAAGTATTGATAAATTTTGGAAGTGGGTTTAGCATGTATCCTTTTTTATTGAATGAAAGTTTAATTCATATAGAAATCGATAAGCCTGAAATAGTTGATTTCAAGAAGGATAAAATCCAAAATTGGCAAAAGGAAAATATACTGCCAAAAAGAAATATTCATTTTATCGGTGTTGATTTTAGCAAAAATTACGAAGAGGAATTATTATCGAAAATTAATGCTATAAAGGTCAATATGTCGAGTTTCATTCTGGTCGAAGGGGTTCTGTTTTTTTTAAATAGAAAAGAAACGGATAATTTATTTACCTTTTTTAATGCAATTCAACAAAATGGAGATTATATAGGTAGTGCTTCGTTTCAGGAAACAATAAAGGAAACTCAACCTTTTAAAAATTTATTGAGTTTTATGAATCAAAATGTTTCAAAGACCAGCGAAAGTGCTTGTCAAACTGTCGAAGACAACTATTACCGCTGCCAGAAAGGCTATAAATTGATTGACCATCAAGACTATTTTAGCCTTTCAAAAAAGTATGGGAACAAGGTAAGACAAGCTAAAGAGCTGATTTTAAACGAAAATTTCTATTTGCTCAAAAAGATTTAG
- a CDS encoding tRNA (5-methylaminomethyl-2-thiouridylate)-methyltransferase: MERIRNGILRVLAIVPQKNNKKCTSSRNDDNSLILPFNSNAMKKVVVGLSGGVDSSVTAYLLKEQGYDVIGLFMKNWHDDSVTISEECPWLEDSNDALIVAEKLGIPFQTVDLSEQYKERIVDYMFDEYQKGRTPNPDVLCNREIKFDVFMKIALQLGADYVATGHYCRKGILTNTNGEETFQLLAGVDGNKDQSYFLCQLSQEQLSRTLFPIGELTKPEVRKIAADNDLITADKKDSQGLCFIGKVRLPEFLQQKLKPKKGVIVEVPSETAQYQKETPQFLSKVDELAFNATKPVYHKEDGKIVGEHQGAHYFTKGQRKGLDVGGTKEPLFVIETDVDENVIYTGQGKSHPGLYRRTLFVNDDELHWVRTDLALQVDGQMEVMARIRYRQPLQKATLYKIDGGMYVDFEEKQSAITEGQFVAWYQGDELLGSGVIA, encoded by the coding sequence ATGGAGCGAATCAGAAATGGTATACTGAGAGTTTTGGCAATAGTTCCGCAAAAAAATAACAAAAAGTGTACTTCAAGTAGAAATGATGATAATTCACTAATTTTGCCTTTTAATTCTAATGCAATGAAAAAGGTAGTTGTCGGACTTTCCGGAGGTGTAGATTCAAGCGTAACTGCGTATCTGTTAAAGGAGCAGGGGTATGATGTGATTGGCCTTTTTATGAAAAATTGGCACGATGATTCGGTGACTATTTCTGAAGAATGCCCCTGGTTAGAAGATAGTAACGATGCACTAATCGTTGCGGAGAAGTTGGGCATTCCTTTTCAAACGGTTGATTTGAGCGAGCAATATAAAGAACGTATCGTAGATTATATGTTCGATGAATACCAAAAGGGCAGAACCCCAAACCCCGATGTGCTCTGTAACCGTGAGATTAAGTTCGATGTCTTTATGAAGATAGCACTTCAGTTGGGGGCCGATTACGTAGCTACGGGCCATTATTGTCGAAAAGGTATTTTGACCAATACTAACGGAGAAGAGACTTTTCAGTTGTTGGCGGGTGTAGATGGCAATAAGGATCAATCGTACTTTTTATGTCAATTATCGCAGGAGCAGTTGTCACGAACACTTTTTCCGATAGGGGAGTTGACCAAACCCGAAGTACGTAAAATCGCTGCAGATAATGATTTGATCACAGCAGATAAAAAAGATTCACAAGGGCTTTGTTTTATCGGGAAGGTAAGACTTCCTGAATTTTTACAGCAGAAGTTGAAGCCCAAAAAGGGAGTAATCGTTGAAGTACCATCTGAAACGGCCCAATATCAAAAAGAGACACCCCAATTTCTTTCCAAGGTTGATGAGTTGGCCTTTAATGCTACCAAACCTGTCTACCATAAAGAGGATGGGAAAATTGTAGGCGAGCATCAAGGGGCTCATTATTTTACAAAAGGGCAGCGCAAAGGGTTAGATGTTGGTGGTACAAAAGAACCGCTATTTGTGATTGAAACCGATGTCGATGAGAATGTAATTTACACCGGTCAAGGCAAGTCGCATCCTGGGTTGTATCGCAGAACCCTTTTCGTAAACGATGATGAACTGCATTGGGTACGAACCGATTTGGCTTTGCAGGTAGATGGCCAGATGGAGGTGATGGCACGCATTCGCTATCGTCAACCGCTACAAAAAGCCACTTTGTACAAAATTGATGGGGGCATGTACGTAGATTTTGAGGAGAAGCAATCGGCCATTACAGAAGGGCAGTTTGTAGCCTGGTACCAGGGCGATGAGCTTTTAGGTTCGGGAGTGATTGCTTAA
- a CDS encoding enoyl-[acyl-carrier protein] reductase II: protein MPNKITELFQIEYPIVQAGMVWASGWRLASAVSNAGGLGVLGAGSMYPEILREHIHKCQQATTKPFGVNVPMLYPDVDKLMAIIVELGVKIVITSAGNPKKWTSFLQDKGITVVHVVSSVKFAQKAEEAGVNAIVAEGFEAGGHNGRDETTTLTLIPAVKEKINVPLIAAGGIATGRGMLATMILGADGVQVGSRFVASQEASSHDLFKQKIIEAKEGDTHLTLKELAPVRLLKNKFYEDVQQTYAQGASIEELRNILGKGRAKRGMFEGDMEEGELEIGQVSSIINDIKPAATIVADLMSEFNLAKKESAGL, encoded by the coding sequence ATGCCCAATAAAATCACCGAACTGTTTCAGATAGAATACCCAATAGTTCAGGCGGGTATGGTCTGGGCCAGTGGTTGGCGATTGGCTTCGGCGGTTTCCAATGCCGGCGGATTGGGTGTTTTGGGTGCAGGAAGCATGTATCCCGAAATTTTACGGGAACACATACATAAATGTCAGCAGGCGACCACGAAACCTTTTGGAGTCAATGTGCCTATGCTTTATCCTGACGTGGATAAACTGATGGCGATTATTGTAGAACTCGGGGTTAAAATAGTCATTACTTCCGCAGGAAATCCTAAAAAATGGACTTCTTTTTTACAGGATAAGGGCATTACGGTGGTGCACGTGGTAAGTAGTGTGAAGTTCGCCCAAAAGGCCGAAGAGGCAGGTGTAAATGCTATAGTGGCCGAGGGTTTTGAAGCTGGTGGCCACAACGGCAGGGATGAAACAACGACCTTGACCCTCATACCGGCCGTGAAAGAAAAAATTAATGTTCCCTTGATTGCGGCAGGTGGAATAGCTACCGGAAGAGGCATGTTGGCTACCATGATTTTAGGTGCTGATGGTGTACAGGTGGGCAGTCGATTTGTCGCCAGCCAAGAAGCTTCTTCCCACGACCTTTTCAAGCAAAAGATTATTGAAGCGAAAGAGGGTGACACCCATTTGACTCTTAAAGAACTGGCTCCCGTTCGATTGCTAAAGAATAAGTTCTATGAGGATGTTCAACAGACTTACGCCCAGGGTGCATCTATTGAAGAGCTTAGAAATATATTGGGAAAGGGGCGTGCCAAACGCGGAATGTTCGAAGGTGATATGGAAGAGGGTGAACTTGAAATCGGTCAGGTATCCTCAATAATTAACGACATCAAACCAGCTGCCACTATTGTAGCCGATTTGATGTCGGAATTTAATTTGGCCAAAAAGGAATCTGCTGGCCTATGA
- a CDS encoding putative heme-binding domain-containing protein, with protein sequence MRITTRLNYLLSISALFLLLASCDSKPEKPKETPLVIREDSLTEVSRAKEILESITPKVAEGLELSLWASDSLAPDPIAMQMDKYGRVYLTRTNRQKNSEFDIRGYRDWMTPSIALESPEDRREFLHKTFAPEKSEENEWLKDLNGDGSHDWKDLAVEKEEVWMLEDSNDNGIADKATRILEDFNDEITDVAGALLVRDEDVFVGVGPDMWRLTDTNDDLVLDEKTSIANGFAVHIGFGGHGMSGAIEGPDGKIYWGIGDIGANLTTVDGEKHKYPNQGVIVRSNPDGSNFEVFARGLRNTHEFVFDAYGNIISSDNDGDHAGESERLVHIVEGSDAGWRANWQYGKYTDDKNNGYSVWMDEKLYVPRWEGQAAYIIPPIQNFHNGPTGMIYNPGTALGKDWLDKFFLVEFVGNPDRSNIWSFDLKPKGASFELDTDQSILSGVLPTGIQFGPDGALYLADWINGWGTKNYGRVWKLDVADGKDDLEAQRKETEKLMVLDYAEQSTEKLVELLAYPDMRIRKRAQFQLVKNGSEGFKALEQTAKTDKNQMARIHAIWGIGQLAAEDIDKATILMNLLDDNDKEITAQALKVLGDVKYSEGGSSFISLLKSENARVKFFAAQALGRIKHDAAIQPLLDMIAENNDEDLYLRHAGVLALTRIGKTEPLVALADNENRSLRIAAVLVLRRLENEQVKIFLNDKDEYIVTEAARAINDDWSIEEALPDLAAMLNSKEFTSEPLQRRAINAALRVGGDKELENLIAFAKRQDISNALRGEALATIGTWAEPSVLDRVDGRYRGEIKREVNTVKEKIEKDIPDFIEDRNPEILIGISKTLANLGVDSYNYKLYAIMKSNKSPEVRSEILKALGELEFDKIEGAMQLGMKDNNVAVRTTAVGLIPHLDISKENLPNVVNPIFKSGSVREQQRMLGVLGELPLEKSGDVLEGLIAQAKSKKLDQSVILDLIEAVQSTESEPLIAQMEELKGDGNSTEAFKETLVGGNYRAGSRVFNNNPTAQCTRCHAIGGAGGNVGPPLENIGNILTREQILESLIEPSKRLAPGYGSVSLTLKDGQVVNGLLEQENEHELILRTNDAEPLEIPISRIDKRENMPSAMPAMGKMITKRELRDLIEFLSGQKQEPAS encoded by the coding sequence ATGAGAATTACCACCAGACTCAACTATCTGCTATCTATTAGCGCCTTATTTCTACTATTAGCCTCATGTGATTCAAAACCCGAAAAACCAAAAGAAACTCCGCTAGTTATCCGTGAAGACTCGCTGACCGAAGTGTCAAGGGCGAAAGAGATTCTTGAAAGCATTACTCCTAAAGTCGCCGAGGGGCTTGAACTAAGCCTATGGGCTTCCGATTCTTTGGCTCCCGACCCGATTGCCATGCAAATGGACAAGTATGGTAGGGTTTACCTAACCCGTACCAACAGACAGAAAAATTCTGAATTTGATATTAGGGGATATAGAGATTGGATGACGCCTTCCATCGCACTTGAATCTCCTGAAGACCGAAGAGAGTTTCTTCATAAAACTTTCGCACCTGAAAAAAGTGAGGAGAACGAATGGCTAAAAGATTTAAATGGAGATGGCAGCCATGACTGGAAAGACCTTGCGGTAGAAAAGGAAGAAGTCTGGATGCTTGAAGATAGTAATGACAACGGAATAGCCGATAAAGCCACTCGAATTTTAGAAGATTTCAATGATGAAATCACAGATGTTGCCGGAGCTCTTTTGGTACGTGACGAAGATGTTTTTGTAGGTGTAGGCCCAGATATGTGGCGCTTGACCGACACCAATGACGATTTGGTTCTAGATGAAAAAACTTCGATAGCCAATGGTTTTGCGGTACACATCGGTTTTGGTGGTCACGGTATGTCGGGCGCGATTGAAGGCCCAGATGGCAAGATTTATTGGGGCATTGGTGATATCGGTGCCAACTTGACTACGGTAGATGGCGAAAAACACAAATACCCTAACCAAGGAGTTATTGTACGTAGCAACCCTGATGGTAGCAACTTCGAGGTTTTTGCAAGAGGACTTAGAAATACCCATGAATTTGTTTTCGATGCCTACGGAAATATCATTTCTTCAGATAATGATGGAGACCATGCCGGTGAAAGCGAACGTTTAGTGCATATTGTAGAGGGTTCCGATGCAGGGTGGCGCGCCAACTGGCAATATGGTAAGTATACCGATGACAAGAATAATGGTTATAGTGTCTGGATGGACGAGAAACTTTATGTTCCGCGTTGGGAAGGTCAGGCTGCCTATATCATTCCACCTATTCAAAATTTTCATAATGGCCCCACGGGTATGATTTATAACCCGGGCACAGCTCTCGGTAAAGATTGGTTAGATAAATTTTTCTTGGTAGAATTTGTCGGTAATCCCGATCGCTCGAACATTTGGTCTTTCGATTTAAAGCCTAAGGGCGCATCTTTTGAGCTTGATACCGACCAAAGTATTCTAAGCGGTGTATTGCCAACAGGTATACAGTTCGGCCCTGATGGTGCTTTATATCTGGCAGATTGGATCAATGGATGGGGAACAAAAAATTACGGTCGAGTCTGGAAGTTGGATGTTGCCGATGGCAAAGACGATTTGGAGGCCCAACGAAAAGAGACCGAAAAGCTTATGGTGCTCGATTATGCGGAACAATCGACTGAAAAATTGGTTGAGCTTCTCGCCTACCCAGATATGCGAATTCGCAAAAGAGCCCAATTTCAATTGGTAAAAAATGGATCTGAGGGATTTAAGGCACTTGAACAAACTGCCAAAACCGATAAAAATCAAATGGCCCGAATTCATGCCATTTGGGGTATTGGGCAACTTGCTGCAGAAGATATCGATAAAGCCACGATTTTAATGAATCTTCTTGATGATAATGACAAGGAAATAACTGCCCAGGCCTTAAAGGTTTTAGGTGATGTAAAATACAGTGAAGGTGGTTCAAGCTTCATTTCTTTATTGAAAAGCGAGAATGCCAGGGTCAAGTTTTTTGCAGCTCAAGCGTTGGGCAGAATCAAGCATGATGCAGCCATTCAACCACTATTGGATATGATTGCCGAAAATAATGACGAAGATCTTTATTTAAGACATGCAGGTGTACTCGCTTTGACCCGAATAGGAAAAACCGAACCTTTAGTTGCCTTAGCAGACAACGAGAATAGAAGCTTACGTATTGCCGCAGTACTCGTACTTAGAAGATTAGAGAATGAACAAGTTAAAATTTTCTTGAACGACAAAGACGAATATATCGTAACGGAAGCTGCCAGGGCGATTAACGATGATTGGTCTATTGAAGAGGCGCTTCCAGACTTGGCAGCAATGCTCAACTCAAAAGAATTTACTTCAGAGCCGTTGCAAAGAAGGGCTATCAATGCAGCCCTACGTGTTGGTGGCGATAAAGAACTTGAAAATTTGATCGCTTTTGCCAAGAGACAGGATATTTCGAATGCCTTACGGGGTGAGGCCTTGGCCACAATCGGAACTTGGGCTGAGCCATCTGTTCTTGACCGTGTAGATGGTAGATATAGAGGCGAAATCAAAAGAGAGGTCAATACTGTAAAAGAGAAAATTGAAAAAGATATACCGGACTTTATAGAAGATAGAAATCCGGAAATCTTGATCGGTATTTCCAAGACATTGGCAAATTTAGGAGTTGATAGCTACAACTATAAGCTGTATGCCATCATGAAATCGAATAAATCTCCAGAGGTACGTTCCGAAATTTTGAAGGCATTGGGAGAGTTGGAATTCGATAAAATCGAGGGGGCCATGCAGTTGGGAATGAAAGATAATAACGTGGCGGTTCGTACTACAGCAGTGGGCCTTATTCCACATTTAGACATCTCAAAAGAAAATTTACCCAATGTGGTCAACCCCATATTCAAGAGCGGTTCGGTACGTGAGCAGCAAAGAATGTTAGGGGTACTAGGTGAATTACCGCTTGAGAAAAGTGGCGATGTACTCGAAGGTCTAATTGCTCAGGCCAAAAGCAAAAAATTGGACCAGAGTGTGATACTTGATCTTATCGAGGCTGTACAAAGCACAGAATCGGAACCACTTATCGCCCAAATGGAAGAATTGAAAGGCGACGGAAATTCTACAGAAGCCTTCAAAGAAACCTTGGTAGGTGGCAACTATAGAGCGGGTTCTAGAGTTTTTAACAACAACCCCACCGCACAGTGTACCCGTTGCCATGCAATTGGTGGCGCAGGGGGTAATGTTGGCCCTCCGTTAGAGAATATCGGAAACATTCTTACAAGAGAGCAGATTCTTGAATCTCTAATCGAACCCAGTAAGAGATTGGCACCGGGTTATGGTAGTGTTTCATTGACCCTGAAAGATGGGCAAGTAGTAAACGGACTTCTGGAACAAGAAAATGAGCATGAGTTGATCTTAAGAACCAATGATGCCGAACCATTAGAAATTCCGATTTCACGAATCGATAAACGTGAAAACATGCCGTCAGCTATGCCCGCCATGGGAAAAATGATTACAAAAAGAGAGTTACGAGATTTGATCGAGTTTCTTTCCGGGCAAAAACAAGAACCGGCCTCATAG
- a CDS encoding putative signal transducing protein, with translation MDSSYKKIYSGNRFTVQRIEDKLQEVDIKAVIKDESESARLAGFAANVDGALEVFVHTDQFDKAMMIVRAISAQQAD, from the coding sequence ATGGATTCAAGCTATAAAAAAATTTATTCAGGCAACCGATTTACTGTACAACGAATTGAAGACAAACTGCAAGAAGTTGATATAAAAGCGGTTATAAAAGATGAATCGGAATCTGCTAGATTGGCGGGTTTTGCGGCAAATGTCGATGGCGCATTAGAAGTATTTGTTCACACAGATCAATTTGATAAGGCCATGATGATCGTGAGGGCCATTTCTGCCCAGCAAGCAGATTGA
- a CDS encoding putative DNA-binding transcriptional regulator YafY (manually curated) — MSQLSRLINILTLLKSRRILTASELSDKYNVSIRTIYRDIQKLIESGVPVVTLEGRGYSLMEGYTVAPVQFTEKQANALITAQHLVNKSKDSSFVNDFEEALIKITSVFRSTILEKSEILNTKIHVFSRPQEEIASNALSELQLAITPLNYVEINYRKANDTHISFRKIEPYAFFSTDQKWILIAWCHLRNEYRAFRVDRIQYFKILQGQFEDRKFSIQDYFQSCPYNFDKNERITKAENTFTSSFESK, encoded by the exons ATGTCTCAGCTATCAAGACTTATCAATATACTCACCTTGCTAAAATCGAGACGAATTTTAACGGCAAGCGAATTATCCGATAAATACAATGTTAGCATCCGCACTATTTATCGCGACATTCAAAAACTCATAGAGTCTGGCGTACCGGTAGTTACCCTCGAAGGAAGAGGCTATTCTTTAATGGAAGGCTATACCGTGGCACCTGTTCAGTTTACCGAAAAACAGGCCAACGCCCTGATCACCGCCCAACATTTAGTGAACAAGAGCAAAGACTCTTCATTTGTCAATGATTTTGAAGAGGCCTTGATTAAGATTACATCAGTGTTTAGATCTACAATTCTTGAAAAAAGCGAAATATTGAATACCAAAATTCATGTATTCTCTAGACCGCAAGAAGAAATTGCCAGCAATGCACTATCTGAATTGCAGTTGGCCATAACC CCTCTTAATTACGTAGAAATCAATTATAGAAAAGCAAATGACACCCATATATCGTTTCGTAAAATTGAGCCTTATGCTTTTTTCTCTACCGACCAAAAGTGGATTTTAATCGCATGGTGCCATCTTAGAAACGAATACAGGGCCTTTCGTGTAGACCGTATACAATATTTCAAAATTCTTCAAGGGCAGTTTGAAGACCGCAAGTTTAGTATTCAAGACTACTTTCAATCATGCCCCTACAACTTTGATAAAAACGAACGAATTACAAAAGCAGAGAATACTTTTACAAGTTCATTTGAGTCAAAATAA